The DNA sequence TTTTAAAATCCATATTCTTTTTTATATTTTTCATCATAGAGTTTGATTTTATATAAAAATCATCCATTTTCTTATACCCTATCCGTATGCTTTAGTAGAAAAGGGTATAAGATAGCCAGAGATTTCAGGCTACCTTTCCCTCCAAATTTTATCAAATTAAAATGACAAATAAACCTTTACACAATTTCCATATTCCCGTGATGGGATTGGCATATACCATAGACAGTCCGATACGGGTAGCACATTATGGAATTTCCTCTGTTATTTCTATCATAGATGACGAGATTATAGAAAAAATAAAAGTCTTTTATAATAAAAAATTCAGTCTGAATTACCTCCGTATTTCTACAATGACAGAAGATTACCGTGCTAAGAGAATCACCGATTATCTTGATATGGTGAATGATATTGTAAATGAAAAATTTGAATCTTTCAAAGAGGAAATCAGCAAAAATACGGAAACCCTAAAAAGCTTTATAGGAATGCTTCCGAATACTTCTGATCTTAAAAATGGATTACAGAATTTTTTAAATCAAAATGAATATCTGGGGACAGGTTTCAAACAGTTTATCGAAACCCATTTGAAGCCTGGAAACATTGATGTGAACATCATGACCAAAGTAGATAAAGATAATTTTAAGAAAAATGAACAACTTCCTGTAATTTATAATGATGCCCATGCTTCATTACGGGGATTTGCTAATAGCAAATTATCTTCTTCAATGGTTCTATCTGCCGGGATGAATCCACGTTTATACAGCTATATCGAAGAATTTGATGACTTTTTTCCGGACGAGAATGGAGTTTTAAAAAAGAAGATCATTCTCAAGGTCAGTGATTTCCGTTCTGCCATGATTCAGGGAAATTTCTTGGCAAAAAAGGGATTATGGATTTCAGAATACAGAATTGAATCAGGCTTAAACTGTGGCGGACATGCTTTTGCTACCGAAGGTTTACTATTAGGGCCTATCATGGAAGAATTCAAACAAAAAAAGAGCGAATTGATACAATCTGCTCACGCGTTAATGACTACTGCATTAGAACAAAAAGGGAGATATGCTGTCAATCAACCACTGGAAATGAAAATTACGGTTCAAGGAGGAGTGGGGACGTCGGAAGAACATGAGTTTTTGCTGGAAAACTATAAAGTAGACAGTGTCGGATGGGGGTCACCATTTCTTCTGGTTCCGGAAGCTACCTCTGTGGATACTGCTACCCGCGAACTTTTAATAAAATCAAAAGCAGAAGATTTCTATCTCAGTAACATTTCCCCGCTCGGAGTTCCTTTTAATACCGTGCGTGGAACCTCTAATGAACATCTTCAGCATCAGAAAGAAGTGCTTGAAAAGTATGGAAGCTCATGCCCGAAAAAACTATTGGCTTTAAGCAAAGAATATTCCCCTAAAGGAACTTGTACAGCCTCAAAAAAACACCAAACCCTAAAGCTAAAAGAACTTCAGGAAGAAAAAAGTACACTGACTGTAGAACAGTTTAATAAAAGGAAAAAAGAAATAACAGACAAAGCCTGTCTGTGTGTAGGTTTGGTCAATGCAGCTTATATGGAACAAAAGATAGAAATAAAAGGGGAAAAACAAGGTGTTGTTATTTGTCCGGGACCTAATCTGGCTTATTTCAATAAAGAGGTTTCATTATCAGAAATGATTCAGCATATTTATGGAAACAACAACATCCTACCACATAGTGAAAGACCCAATATGTTTATCAGTGAGCTTAAAATGTATGTGGATCATCTGAAAAAGGAAATTACCGAATCATCACCAATTACCCACTCTCAGACAAAAAAGTGGAATACATTTAAAAAGAATATTTTAGAGGGTATTGCTTATTATAATGACCTATTTAATAATTCCAGGTTTTTTAAGAATAGAATAGAAATGATAACCCTTCAGTTAGAGGAATACAAATCAATGATTGCAGGAATTGAAATTCCACAGGTTGAAAAATAAGATTCATTAATTGGTTAAACGCAAAGACGCAATTTATTGTACAAACTTTATGCTGTTAAAGTGCAAGGATTTTATCTCCGATAAAAGAAAATCTGTGTAATCTGCTTGATCTGCGAGATAAAAGAAGATTAAAGAATCATTCCTTTAAGATCTTTTAAATTAAGACAGCTTCCCGATACGGTTTTTCCAAAACCTCAGAGTAAATTTTACTGAAAATATATGATATTTCTGCCCCTTAAAAATGGTATTATAATCTTTGCGACTTTGCGTTTACCTAAAATTTAGTCGATCACAATGCTTTCGACTGCCTTCTCCATTGCATATTCCTGAACCCCGGGCACTTTTAAACCTTCAGCACGGAAGACACTAAGATCTGTCATTCCTAAAAAACCAAGAAAAGCAGTCAGATAAGGAGCAACAAAGTCATTCGCTTTCCCCGGTCCTTCAGAATAAATACCTCCTGAAGACATTGCAACATATACTTTTTTTCCTGTCACTTTTCCAATCGGACCATTTTCTCCATAACCAAAAGTTATTCCCGCTCTTGTTATGTGATCAATCAACGCTTTCAGAGAAGAGTGAATGGTAAAGTTAATCAGGGGTGCACCAATAACAATAATATCAGTAGCCAATAACTGTTTCACCAGCTCGTCAGAAAGACGGATAGATTCTTTTTGTTCTGCCGATAACTTATCACCGGGTGTAAAGAATGTACGGAGAAGTTGAGGACTTAAATGTGGAATTTCAATATCCACCAGATTTAATTCTTCCAATCTATTCTCAGGATATTTTTCCTGGACTTTCTCAACGATACTGTTACCTAATTGAATACTATAAGAGTCTTTACCCTGAAGGCTCGACTTTAGATGAAGGATGTTTTTCATAGAAGTTTACTTATTAACTATTTTTTTATCACATGACGAGCCCGTTCGATTTCATTTGAATACATGATTTCTTGCCCGAATTATTAAACAAATGTATCCAGACCTAATGTTGAAAAAAATAGACTTACCTAAAGGAAAGCGCTTACATTCAGGTAAGTCATTTATCTTTGTGCTATGAAAGACACAGAAAATGAGCTTCTTCCAAACAGAGAAGAATGTGCAGGCTCACTCAAAAACATTCTTGATGCACTGTATGTATTGAATGGAAAGTGGAAGTTAGCTTTAATACTTTCTTTGGTTCGATCTTCCAAACGATTCAATGAGATCCAGCATGAAGTTACAGGCATATCCTCAAAGGTATTGGATAAAGAACTGAAAACTTTGGAACTGAATGGTTTTATTACCCGAAACGTATTCCCAACCAAACCTATAACCATTATTTATGAAGCAACCGAGTATAGTAGAACTTTAAAAGGAGTTATGTCTGAATTAAGTGCGTGGGGCTATCAGCATAGGGAAAAAATTAAAGAAAGCATGAGAAAGCAAGCTAGTTGAGTCAAGTTAATATTCTCTGATCTTCTTAGCTTTAAAAACAGTATAATAATTAAAATCTTTGTGCCTTCGCGTTTAACTAAAATCTGTACATCATCGACAAAAAAGGATACAAAAACAATTAACCTGATTATATTAATATTATCTTAAATACCCAGTTCTTCTGCCTTCTTCAGAAAATTTTTCTTTAAATTTATACTACTGAAGGGGATTCTCTATCTTCAAGCAATTCAGAAAACAGACAGATCAATTATCTTATACGTTTTCATTTGTAAAGTCAGGTGACTTTGCAACAACAAGTAATACTGAAAAATTATTTTTTAATTTATGGAAAAAAGAATCATAAAAAACACAGATCTATCGATCGCACCGATCAATTTTGGAGGTAACGTTTTTGGATGGACATTGGATGAACAGCAGTCATTTAATATACTGGACCAATTTGTCGCAGGAGGCTTCAATTTTATTGATACCGCTGATACTTATTCATGGTGGGTAAACGGAAAAGGAGGACAATCTGAAGAGATTATCGGAAAATGGTTAAAGAGCCGTGGTAACAGAAATGACCTCGTTATTGCAACCAAAGTAGGATCAGAAACCAAAGAACACGATTTTGATATCAGTAAAAAACATATCCTCAAATCCGTTGATGAATCCTTAAAAAGACTTCAGATTGATCATATCGATCTTTATTACACGCATTTTGACGATCATAAAACACCGGTTGAGGAAACCCTGGCAGCGTATGATGAAATCATTAAGGCCGGAAAAGTTCGCTACATTGCCGCTTCCAATTTATCTCCGGAACGGTTGACTGCATCTTTCGAAGCTTCAGAAAAAAATGGTCTACCCAAATACGTGGCTTTGCAGCCCCATTATAATCTATTGGAACGTGAAAATTTTGAAAAAAACTATGCTCCAATAGTTGAAAAACATGATCTGAGTGTTTTCCCATACTGGTCTTTAGCAGCAGGTTTCTTAACCGGAAAATACCGCAGTGAAGCAGATCTTTCTAAAAGCGCAAGGGGAGAAGGTGCCCGCAAATATCTGAATGAAAAAGGGGAGCGTGTACTAAAAGCATTGGATCAGATAAGCGAAAAGCATCAGGCAAATCCTGCTTCCGTAGCATTAGCTTGGTTGTTAGCCAACCCACTTATTACCGCACCTATCGTAAGTGCTACCACTGAGTCTCAATTGCAGACCTTATTTAAATCCACTGAACTACAGTTGAATAATGATGATATCAGTCTTTTGAACGAAGCAAGTAAGTAATTAGACAAATAGTTCTTATAATTGAAAATTGAAAGTGGAAAGTGGAAAGTTAGAAACGAAACAAATAGAGTAAGAGCAGGAATTTGTGATCACCATCCTACAACCCCGAATCTCGCATCTCTTATCTCGCAAACTCCCCATTTTCAACTTTCAATTTTCAATTTTCAACTTTCAGTTAAGCGAAAAGTTAGAAACGATATATATAGAGTAAGAACGGTAATTTGAGATCACCATCCTACAAACCCGAATCTCGCATCCCGTAACTCGCAAACTCCCCACTTTCAATTTTCAATTTTCAACTTTCAACTTTCAGTTAAGCGAAAAGTTAGAAACGAAACATATAGAGTAAGAACAGTAATTTAAGGTCACCATCCTACAAACCCAAATCTCGCATCTCGCATCTCGCAAACTCCCCACTTTCAATTTTCCACTTTCCACTTTCAATTAATAACCCTTGATTCACATACATTGTTCAGTGTTTTGCATACGTGCCCTTCCTTATTTCTTCCGAATTTTGAATCATTAAAATAAACAGTATGAAAATGAATACAAAACCATTAGGAAGTCAGGGACTGGTAGTTCCGGCTATAGGATTAGGATGTATGGGAATGACAGGCTTTGAAGAAGGCAATATGTATGGTGAAGCAGATGAAAAAGAAGCGATTGCCACCATTCACAGGTCTCTGGAATTAGGGGGTAATTTTCTTGATACAGCAGATCTCTACGGTCCTTTTAAAAATGAACAGCTTATTGCCAAAGCCATAGAAAATAATCGGGATCAATATATCATCGCTACTAAATTTGGTTGGGAGATTGATGACCAGAATAGGGTTACCTGGGCAATCAATGGGAAAAAGGATTATGTGAAAAAATCGGTTGAACGCTCATTAAAAAACTTAAAGACGGACTATATTGATCTTTATTATATGCACCGACTGGATAAAAATACACCGATAGAGGAAACGGTTGGAGCGATGAGCGAATTGGTACAGGAGGGAAAAGTAAAATATATTGGACTATCAGAAGTATCTTCAGAAACCGTAAAAAGAGCCCACACCGTTCATCCCATTACAGCTGTACAAAGTGAATATTCATTATTTGAGCGTACGGTAGAAGAAAGAGGAGTGATTAAAACATTACAGGAGCTGGAAGTAGGGTTTGTACCTTATTCCCCTTTAGGACGTGGCTTTTTATCCGGACAAATCCGGACCATTGATGATTTGCCTGAAAATGACTTCCGACGTGGGATTCCTCGTTTTCAGGAAGCCTATTTTTATAAAAACATTGAACTGGTCGATGCTATTGAAGCAATGTCAAAAGAAAAAAAAATTACGTCTTCCCAATTGGCATTGGCCTGGATCATCAGTAAAGGATTTATACCTATTCCAGGAACAAAACGTAGAAAATATCTGGAACAGAATATGGATGCTGCTCATATCCAATTGACCGAATCAGAGGTTTTAAAGCTGGAAAGCATCATCCCTTTAGGCACCGATACAGGCGCTCAATATGATGAATTCAGTATGGGGCTTTTAGATTAATTCTTACATTTGTTTTATGAATGCTATTCAATCGGTTTCAGCTTTTCATCACTTATTATCCTTACCGGAACCTAAACATCCACTGGTAAGTGTTATTAATCTGTCTCACACCATCTTTCTGGAGGACGAAATATGGAAAGGCTTTGTGAACAGGTTCTATTGTGTCGCCTTAAAAAGAGAAGCAAAAGGTAAGATCAAATATGGTCAACAGCATTATGATTACGATAAGGGAGTACTAAGCTTTACTGCACCTAACCAGGTGCAGTACTTAGACTTACAGAACATGGAATGTGGATCGGGATATTTGCTTATTTTTCATCCGGACTTTTTATTAAAACATCCTTTAGCATCTACGATCACCGGTTATGGTTTTTTCTCTTATGCTGTGAATGAAGCTTTACATTTATCTGCAGATGAGGAAAATGATCTGATTGAGATACTCCAAAAAATAGATAAAGAATGTCAGCATATTGATCGACACACCCAGGAGATCATTTTATCTCAGATCGATCTTTTGCTTAATTACTCCAACCGTTTTTACGAACGACAGTTTATTACCCGTAGAAACAGCAATCATCAGCTTCTTATCAAATTCGAACGTTTCGTGAATGATTATTTTGATCATGAGCAATCTGCAGATCAGGGTTTATTAACGGTTCATCTTATTGCTGAAGCAATGAATCTGTCTCCCAATTATCTCAGTGATCTCCTTAGAATCCATACCGGGCAGAACACCCAACAGCATATCCATGAAAAACTAATCGCAAAAGCTAAAGAAAAGCTGTCGACCACCAATCTGTCGGTCAGTGAAATTGCCTATACATTAGGCTTTGAACATCCACAGTCTTTCAGTACCCTTTTTAAAAAGAAAACAAATATGGCTCCGATGGAATTCAGAACTTCTTTTGGAATGGGATAATACTTAAATTTTAATTCAAAAAAAGTCCCCAGTTAAACTGAGGACTTTATGCTATATTAATTCATATTATTTCATGGCTCTTTTATTCAGAGCAGTATCCGCAATGCCCGTCAAAAGATCATTACATTTTTTCTCTTCTTCCAACGTTTTCAATAGGATTTTAAGACACTGGTTTTGTTTCAGCACTTTAGCGTAAGCAGCTAATGTGCCATAAGTCGCTATTTCATAATGTTCTACCTTTTGAGAAGCTGCAATAATACCTGCGTCACGTACAGCACCTGGCTGGGTTTCTTCCATAATACTTTTGCCTTCGTCCAGTAATCCCTGCATCGCATCACATTTTTTAGCCTGGGCTTTTTTGCCTAAAGCCGAAAAACATTGTTCAAGCCTTGTTACATGATTTTGGGTTTCAGCAAGATGATTTGCGATGGCACTTTTTAACTTCTTATCTTCTGCATTTTTCTCCATTTTTGGCAATGCTTTTGTCAGTGCCTTTTCTGCCCAATAAATATCTTTTAATCCATCTTCAAAAAGGTCGATAAGCTCTTTGGCTGCATCTTTTTTAGCAAGAACTTTTCTTGCCGGAGTCTTAGTCGCAGAAGTTTTCTTAACCGGACTTGAAGTTGATTTAGCTTTAGGAGAAGTTGTTTTTCTTCCTGTCGATTTTGTACTCGTTGCCATAATAATATTTTTTGGTGGTTAGTGATTATTTGTTTACAATAATAACGTCAACATAGCAAAATAAATAGATGAATTTTAAATAATTAATGCCATATCGACGCTTATTGCAACTTAAATAAAATAATAATTTAATTCTACTGAAAATTATATAATTAAAACTATTTATTTTATGATTTGACTCATAATCATCCGCTATTTAATTACTTACATTCGGAATACTTATATCGGAAGCATGTGGACTCTATAATAATAGGGTTATCAATTTAAATCAAAAGACTTTCAAAATTATGATTAACAAAAAGAATTTTTTTGACCAATTTGCAGATAAAGCAGTTTGGTTTACTGGTAGTGGAGGCGCATTTATTGGAGCAAGTGTACTCGTCATTATATGGGCTGCAGTGGGTCCCATATTCAATTTTTCTGAAGTATGGCAAATGGTTATCAATACCGGAACAACAATTATCACCTTTTTAATGGTTTTTTTAATTCAGAAAGCTCAGAATAAAGATTCAAAAGCGATTCAGATAAAATTAAACGAATTGATTGCCGCTCATGAACACGCCAGCAACAGAATTGTAGATATAGAAGACCTTACAGAGGATGAATTAGATCAACTGCATACATTTTATGAGAAACTGGGAAAATTACCAAGGAAAGAAGCAATATCAGAAAGTCCCCGTTCTATTGACAAAAACCCATGTAATCATCGGTATAAATAATTCATTATTTATCCGCACTTCTTTTAGGATAAAGGATCAATCTTATTGATGGGTTATTTGTAATAAACAAACGCAGCCAATCAAAAGCTAAACGAAATTTACTTCCGAAGCCAATTAATGGGATAATATGAATAAACAACCAAGTAAGCCAGGCTATAAATCCATTGAACGAAAATTTAGGCAAATCAACTACTGCATTAAATTTTGAAATAATAGCCATCGTTCCTTTATCATTATACTCAAAAGCCTTAAGAGGTTTACCTTGCGAAATATATTGGAGGTTTTTAGCCAGATTATTAGCCTGCTGTATAGCAACCTGAGCCAACTGTGGGTGCCCGTTGGGATACTTTTCCTCTGTCAATTGAAGACAAATATCACCCACTGCGAATATATTTCGTGTTCCTTCTACCTGATTGTAAGGATCCACCAATATTCTTCTTCCGCGTCCAATCGCTTCTTTTGCAATACCCTGAACTTCACGGCCTATGACCCCGGAAGTCCATATCAGAGTTTCTGTTTCGATCGATTTTCCATCAGACAAAATGACCTTATTGTCCACGTAATCTTTTACGGAGACATCCAGCAGAATCTTTACTCCCAGTTTTTCGAGTTTATCATAAGCTGTCTTCTGTGCCATTTTGCTCATAGGGGAAAGAAGAGAAGGTAACGCATCAATAAGATAAAGACTGGAAAGACTGAGTTTAATTTCCGGATATTCTTTTTCAGCAATGTATCTTCCCATTTCAGCCAGCATTCCCGCCAATTCCACTCCTGTTGGCCCACCTCCGGCAATAACGATATTCTGAAGTCGTTCTGCTGCTTTTATATCTTTATTTCTGGCAGCTTCTTCGAGATTAAGAAGGATATGGTTTCGTAAAAAAAGTGCTTCCTCAATACTTTTCATGGGAAGCGCACATTTCCGTACATTTTCCATTCC is a window from the Chryseobacterium sp. T16E-39 genome containing:
- a CDS encoding FMN-dependent NADH-azoreductase; translated protein: MKNILHLKSSLQGKDSYSIQLGNSIVEKVQEKYPENRLEELNLVDIEIPHLSPQLLRTFFTPGDKLSAEQKESIRLSDELVKQLLATDIIVIGAPLINFTIHSSLKALIDHITRAGITFGYGENGPIGKVTGKKVYVAMSSGGIYSEGPGKANDFVAPYLTAFLGFLGMTDLSVFRAEGLKVPGVQEYAMEKAVESIVID
- a CDS encoding winged helix-turn-helix transcriptional regulator, encoding MKDTENELLPNREECAGSLKNILDALYVLNGKWKLALILSLVRSSKRFNEIQHEVTGISSKVLDKELKTLELNGFITRNVFPTKPITIIYEATEYSRTLKGVMSELSAWGYQHREKIKESMRKQAS
- a CDS encoding aldo/keto reductase; its protein translation is MEKRIIKNTDLSIAPINFGGNVFGWTLDEQQSFNILDQFVAGGFNFIDTADTYSWWVNGKGGQSEEIIGKWLKSRGNRNDLVIATKVGSETKEHDFDISKKHILKSVDESLKRLQIDHIDLYYTHFDDHKTPVEETLAAYDEIIKAGKVRYIAASNLSPERLTASFEASEKNGLPKYVALQPHYNLLERENFEKNYAPIVEKHDLSVFPYWSLAAGFLTGKYRSEADLSKSARGEGARKYLNEKGERVLKALDQISEKHQANPASVALAWLLANPLITAPIVSATTESQLQTLFKSTELQLNNDDISLLNEASK
- a CDS encoding aldo/keto reductase; translated protein: MKMNTKPLGSQGLVVPAIGLGCMGMTGFEEGNMYGEADEKEAIATIHRSLELGGNFLDTADLYGPFKNEQLIAKAIENNRDQYIIATKFGWEIDDQNRVTWAINGKKDYVKKSVERSLKNLKTDYIDLYYMHRLDKNTPIEETVGAMSELVQEGKVKYIGLSEVSSETVKRAHTVHPITAVQSEYSLFERTVEERGVIKTLQELEVGFVPYSPLGRGFLSGQIRTIDDLPENDFRRGIPRFQEAYFYKNIELVDAIEAMSKEKKITSSQLALAWIISKGFIPIPGTKRRKYLEQNMDAAHIQLTESEVLKLESIIPLGTDTGAQYDEFSMGLLD
- a CDS encoding helix-turn-helix domain-containing protein, yielding MNAIQSVSAFHHLLSLPEPKHPLVSVINLSHTIFLEDEIWKGFVNRFYCVALKREAKGKIKYGQQHYDYDKGVLSFTAPNQVQYLDLQNMECGSGYLLIFHPDFLLKHPLASTITGYGFFSYAVNEALHLSADEENDLIEILQKIDKECQHIDRHTQEIILSQIDLLLNYSNRFYERQFITRRNSNHQLLIKFERFVNDYFDHEQSADQGLLTVHLIAEAMNLSPNYLSDLLRIHTGQNTQQHIHEKLIAKAKEKLSTTNLSVSEIAYTLGFEHPQSFSTLFKKKTNMAPMEFRTSFGMG
- a CDS encoding ferritin-like domain-containing protein → MATSTKSTGRKTTSPKAKSTSSPVKKTSATKTPARKVLAKKDAAKELIDLFEDGLKDIYWAEKALTKALPKMEKNAEDKKLKSAIANHLAETQNHVTRLEQCFSALGKKAQAKKCDAMQGLLDEGKSIMEETQPGAVRDAGIIAASQKVEHYEIATYGTLAAYAKVLKQNQCLKILLKTLEEEKKCNDLLTGIADTALNKRAMK
- a CDS encoding low affinity iron permease family protein; amino-acid sequence: MINKKNFFDQFADKAVWFTGSGGAFIGASVLVIIWAAVGPIFNFSEVWQMVINTGTTIITFLMVFLIQKAQNKDSKAIQIKLNELIAAHEHASNRIVDIEDLTEDELDQLHTFYEKLGKLPRKEAISESPRSIDKNPCNHRYK
- a CDS encoding NAD(P)/FAD-dependent oxidoreductase; amino-acid sequence: MKKHIIIVGGGFAGINLMKSLKNDSRFQITLIDKNNYHFFPPLIYQVATSFIQASNISYPFRRMISKFKNVRFHMGSLLKVVPETNTVETETGNLNYDYLVLAVGTESNFFGMENVRKCALPMKSIEEALFLRNHILLNLEEAARNKDIKAAERLQNIVIAGGGPTGVELAGMLAEMGRYIAEKEYPEIKLSLSSLYLIDALPSLLSPMSKMAQKTAYDKLEKLGVKILLDVSVKDYVDNKVILSDGKSIETETLIWTSGVIGREVQGIAKEAIGRGRRILVDPYNQVEGTRNIFAVGDICLQLTEEKYPNGHPQLAQVAIQQANNLAKNLQYISQGKPLKAFEYNDKGTMAIISKFNAVVDLPKFSFNGFIAWLTWLFIHIIPLIGFGSKFRLAFDWLRLFITNNPSIRLILYPKRSADK